In Chloroflexota bacterium, a single window of DNA contains:
- a CDS encoding MGMT family protein gives MGLGTLPFEEMYTRVYEVVALIPAGRVATYGQIARIVGPPCTARMAGWALRAMPAGLEIPWHRVINARGEISTEFREQEAALQRRLLEAEGVEFDARGRTDLRRFQWAGPDRAWLVAHGYPVSDEGEEPRQLELL, from the coding sequence ATGGGACTGGGAACCCTGCCGTTTGAGGAGATGTATACCCGGGTGTACGAGGTGGTCGCCCTGATTCCGGCGGGGCGCGTCGCTACCTACGGCCAGATCGCGCGGATTGTTGGGCCGCCGTGCACGGCGAGAATGGCCGGCTGGGCGCTTCGGGCGATGCCCGCGGGCCTGGAGATCCCGTGGCATCGCGTCATCAACGCTCGCGGTGAGATTAGCACGGAGTTCCGTGAGCAGGAGGCTGCGCTGCAACGGCGGCTGCTGGAGGCGGAGGGGGTGGAGTTTGACGCGCGGGGCCGCACCGACTTGCGCCGCTTCCAGTGGGCCGGGCCGGATCGGGCCTGGCTGGTTGCCCACGGATACCCCGTGAGCGACGAGGGCGAGGAGCCGCGACAGTTGGAGTTGTTGTAG